atactgtagtaacaACCATACAGTTAAACTTGTGTTAAAGCATCTGTCTATAACCGAATATTGGTGCACACTGTCATAGTGCATCTTCTATTTTACAATATGAAAATGAAAACGTTTAAATTTTAATCAAAGTTACACCTCTGACCTCACAtaaatgctgcaaaaacaataatatttcaaaagaaaaatgttgcaaatgtcAACAACTTGAGAACTTGCAGCATGTCTCTCTTTTTggtatttgcagcattttttcttTTGCACTTGTTTTTGCAATCACATCAAATGATTATGCACATGTCTTTGCATGGCAGTGGATATCTATGAGAAGGTTTCAGAGGAGCTTGAAAATGATGGACTCCTGGACTGTGAGTGTGTAGGAGGCGGCAGGATCAGACATGATGCCCAGGCCAAGAAGATCCACGTTTACGGATACTCTGTGGTGagagtccacacacacacgcacacacactcgaaCATTAACATTGTATTTAATGGTATTTAATTCCTCACAGGGGTTTGGAAGAGCAAACCACGCAGTGACAACTGAGAAACTGAAGGCTCGATATCCAGACTATGAGGTGACCTGGGATAATGAAGGGTACTAAAATAAATTGTAACAAAAATATACATCACACTTCTCCGCTTGGTTTAAATTTAGCAATATAATCATAAACCATTTTATCATTGGCTTTTTAAATACCATTTTtgtattctcatattattacacaTGTTATGGAAAACTCACTTTTTGATTGGTTTATACACATATTTGCCTCTCTGGACTGGCTGCCTGACCACCAAGTGTGAAATTCCACAACCATGTTAGCTGCTCATGTCAGAAAATGTGTCTTTCAGCAAGCCAGTCTGATTTTGTGGGACGTAACGATACAGCTGATTTAAATGTACTGAACCCCACAATGAATTTCTCCACACATGACTTGGAAGCTCCCTGAACTGAGATCCGCAGTTTTCACTTCTGGCACACAACTAAACCCCAGGCCGTCACATGTGTCCCACAGAATACAATTACTGCCGTTTACTGTGAGATCACAGAGGAGATTAAAGTCTAAAATATCAAGCAGTATTAGTGATAATGTTACCTGAAAAGCATTAACTATCATTGACGACCTGCTTTGcatactttttttaattttatgctGTTtggttttatgttatatttcaaCAATTGATTGTGTTAGagtgcaagtgtgtgtgagtCATATGACTTCATCTATCACATCCTCGTTTCTCACTGCCTCCAAAATGTGCACACGGCAGCTCAAGAGTTTGCTCGCAGGTGCGCACATTGGCCCAAATTGTTTTTTATGTCACAGACGTGTTATTAAGACACCTAGGAACTGTTTTAATCTGTGAAACAATGGCATGATGTCAGTATTTAGTTGAAGTTTGATCATAAACTAAACACATGATGGCAGTGTTTAGTTCAGTGACAGTAAGACTTTTGTTATTGACATTTCAACATGAGATCAATCAATTGGTTATTCGATATGATTCTGGTTATGACAGTTTAACAAGACTTTTTGTGGGTGTACAGACAAACTTTGGCTGGGTTTGTAGACTgagaaagtttaaataaacAGAAGGAAAATTGAAATGGATGCATTgagtatgtgtatgtgaatgtgttGTGGATGGGATCATGAAGGATGACTTCCTCCAAATTCTTCAACTTAACTTCAAATAAACAGCTAGTACCTCacataaaaatgaatacaaatgtaCTTAGTTAATTTAGAAGAAGATGGCATGGGATGGTgtatttgtttcaaacatgcttaattgaggaacatcacgtggttacatttgcaccaTTCAACATGACCAAAAAGGAGGTGGAAGAAGCAGAATTTTTTAAATGCGACATTGCTACTCCTTCTCCTTTTATCTTTTACTGACAATTCATTCATATCTTCACTtccggtgtaaaaaaaaattaaaaaaaaattaaaaagcaaaTACAGTTGCCACGtcacggttcgaattttgcCACTTTACTCTATCACGCTTTTTccataaatattaattaattcatgctgtttcttggttgaatacagcctatcatTAGTCTAAACATGTGTATATTTAACACATTTCACATCTTtcttgcccaaattaagcattttcaagcataaaaatggctaaattaactaaaatacaattataaggcattcTGAAGACGTGAAACAATGTAGCATTCCACACTGGCCACTATGTGTCAGCAATTCCAAAAATCgtttggaacaacaggcttttattacaggtttcaATTATCTTGCAACAAGCACAACAATaagcacaacaataataacataatcatcctcataataataacacaggctacagtTACGGCCATAATTCACTCGAAGCTTAAATTAAACGCTGAGcccttgacgtcacttcctgtcctgtcatGTATTGCAACACACGAgtctatgtcttaaatggcatatttttgtcttattatgtttactatattgggtaatacaagtgtaaagttgactgtgGGGTGTCTACAGGCATCTGGTTATgttagtaaacaggttttctatggtctaactaccaaaatatttgatttataaatacggaATCCTCTTTCACTGAAAGTCACTTATTACGGTTGGGTTGTGGAACTAATTTACCgtgataaacaaaggattaTTGTATGGAGCTAAAACATAACAGTATAGCTTGTGTAGTGtaaaggaaaaggaagaaataaaaacgATCCTCGttgatgtagacgtttgttctGTTCAGCTTGCTTCTATGCCTCAGCAatgccaccttttttttttttttttttgctagtgAACTTTATGATGATGACCGGCATGTTCACAACAAGGAAAATAGGTTCTTGTTGAGATTGGTTTTGATGATCATTTTGAGAGGTCTGAACCGACACTCTGCTAGGCTATGTCCTCATTGTTCCTACCTGACTAACGTTGCCCTCTGAAATCACTTATAAGACATTTCAAAAGAgcttcaaatgtttattttttgacCTGCATCACTGATAACATAACATGAGCAGTGTGAACACAAGGAATTACAAATACACTTGACATATTTGTTAAGGTTCCGTGTCAAAGCGCTGCAAGCATTGCCAACATGTGCCTTGATTACTCATGTCTCTTTCGCAATACTGTACACCGTGGTGTAGGGTGTGAAAGAGCACTTGATTTATGGTGGTGTGCTGCAGTTGCATGCTGGGAGAACTTAAAGTCCAGCTGTTATCTATCTGGAGAAAGTATAGGCAGAGTCGACTACAGCTGGTTAGCTTTGTCATTTGAGGCACCGAGATGTGGTGGTGGAAGAAGAAAGAGATTCTACAGATCAGGACCTCAGCCTTCATCTTGGCCTTGATACTGGACTTGGGTAAGAATCTGATCAGCCCATCTGTTGAAAAAGTGTGCTttctcatttttctttaatttgttCAACGTGGAGGCAGCTGTGGTTGGCAGAAAACATCTAAAAAGAAAGTTTCCCATGTTCTGGAATAAGATTTGCAGATGAAACCAAGATAAATGATAAAATAGAAAGATAATTAGCAGTAGGTTGAAGGACAGCTCATGAGCCAAAGCACAGCACATTATGTGTAAAAATGCTAAAGGCAATGTTATGACATGAACGTGTAGAATGTGCTTACAGATTTTTGCtggggaggttttttttttttttaattaaatgtttcagatcatcaaacaaatttaaatattagtcaatgacaacacaactgaacacaaaatgctgtttttaaatgaaactttttattgttaagagagaaaaaaaatctcaacctacatggccccgtgtggaaaaagtgattgccccctaaacctaataactggttgggccacccttagcagcaacaactgcaatcaagtgcttgcgataacttgcaatgagtctcttaaaggagtaattttggcccactcatctttgcagaattgttgtaattcagccacacagGAGGGTTTTGCAGCATTacagcctttttaaggtcatgccacagcatctcaaaaggattcaggtcaggactttgactaggccactccaaagtcttcattttgtttttcttcagccattcagaggtggacttgctggtgtgttttggatcattgtcctgctgcagaacccaagtttgacattctccttcaggattttttgttaGATACCAGAAttgatggttccatttatcacagcaagtcttccaggtcctgaagcagcaaaactgccccagaccatcacactaccaccaccatattttactgttggtatgatgtttctttttctgaaatgtggcgttacttttacatcagatgtaatgggacacacaccttacgaaaagttcaacttttgtctcgtcagaccacagagtatttccctaaaggtcttggggatcatcaagatgttggcaaaattgagacaagccttaatgttctttttgttccgcagtggtttttgtcttgtaactctgccatgcaggccatttttgcccagtgcctttcttatggtggagtcatgaacactgacctgaactgaggcaagtgaggcctgcggttctttggatgttgttgtggggtttttAGTGACCTCTTGGTTGAGTCGTCGCTGCTCTCCTGgcgtcattttggttggccagccactcttGGGTagattcaccactgttccatgttttcgccatttgtggataatggctctcactgtggttcgctggagtcccaaagctttacaaatggcttttcCGCACTGATAGAGGTCAATAAATCTCAGgtaagttgtgttttaacaggggggggcaatcactttttcacacagggccatgtaggttggttttttttctcccttagtttcatttaaaaactgcattttgtgttcagttgtgttgtcattgatgatTAGTTGATTAGTTCGACGTGTTTTTCACTTACTGAGTAAAAAAGTGAAGGCAGCGAGACACAAACAGCAGCAACTTTGAGTATTCTCAAGACATTCAATCGCAActagactgttcaggttgtcttggaagatgtttggcctctcatccgagcaggcttcatcagttcacagTCAAAGACtatgtgggacacacaccagtcagactagatgggacagctctagtctgagagcttggtgcaagatccaatctatttatcctctaaaaggTTGATGTCCTctacaatacagtataatacaataGTTAATCTGATCACAGCGACAGACTCAGCTGTTCCGAAAAAAAACTTAACTGAAACCGAAGGGGAACAAATTACATTAAAGGTGTCGGCAGCTCTCGCTAATACCAAGGCCCCCACTTCTAACCTCACCCTCAAGGAAAGAAAAGCTGTGACATCACTGAACAGAGATGAAAACATCACAATTCTGTGAGCAGACAAGGGGTAAATCTTAACACAACTGATTACCATGACAAGCTACTTACACTTCTCCATGATGCCAACAATTATGATGGACTGAAAAGTGACCCCACCAGTGGGTATAAGAAGAAAATCATAGAGCACCAGCAAACACTACAGAAGTCAGAAACCATTAGCCTTGCACTTTATTACCAATTACTGTGTACCCACAAGAGACCATCCCTGGCATTTACCGTCTTccgaaaatacacaaaaaagggCTCCCCTCAGGCCTATTGTCAGCAGCATTAATTCTGAGCAGGCGCATGGCACAACACAGATGGGCTAACTCTTTAGATCAGCACTCTATAGGAGGGGGGGATCtacgacaccacctttctcccacaatACAATATGTGATTGACAGTTTACTGTCTGATTTTGAGACCTTTGGATGTACAGTTGGCTTCCCCTACCCCGGACATTAACCTGATTACTTTCCCTTCGGCTTTTGGACCTGCTGGGAAAAAGACGGCCATAAATTCTCTGAGTTATAAAATATGAGATCAAGAGTCATCTTTATGCTGACAAGTGAATTAATTAAACATGAAATGGAAATCTTTGCAAAGAAGGCGTTaagatatatatttcaaaatgaCCATTAATGTTATTAATCACTTGGATTGTTTTACCATTCCAACTTGGTACAGGACCTTGACTGTTCATTTTTTGCATTCACTACAGAGCCACTGCTTAGAGTTTATGTTTGTTTCCTCTTATAACACAGCTGCATGTCATCCATGTGAAAGCCCTGACAGAAGGTGCGACTTTGTGTGTGACTGCTCTCACTGTGACGATGAGCAAGATTGTGGTATGTTCTAAAATTTGAACTTAAATTTGTAGAAGTTAGAACTGATATTATATTGGACATCTTAACGCAGAAGCATCCCTAAAGGGCATCATctaatacatacacatacaacaCATCTTGCATTATTTATACTTACTTTTACTCCACTCAAGGATATAGGAAGGGGTTTGAATGTGACTTTGAAGATGCTGGATTGTGCGGCTGGCAGGAGCAATCCTTGAATGCAGCTTACAAGTGGGAGAGGCGTCAGAGAGGTGACACGATGCCTAACAGCGGGCCCTCCTCTGACTTCACTATCGGGACTGCCTCAGGTATTTCATGCCACGATGCCACTTATTCCTAAATCGAATGTAGAACAATGTAAATTAGATTAAATGCTGTCAGGGTGTAAAATGTTTTCACTGAAGGCCAgatacagaaaaaaaaggacaaggagggccactttgatacattttgtacattaaatgaTGTGAAAATCAATCCAGTGTAGGCCTATATATGTTAAGCTGTCTGAATAAAACATCCAAATTGCAACTTCAGTTGGATTTTATACCCATATTTGCAAAGCACAAACCACAAGGACGTGATCAAACCAACAAACCAAATATCTCCCTCAGTCACGGTGCTACAAAACAACTCTCAACACGTAACACATGCCAAACATGCGCCATACCGACTAAACAAGTGTCAAAATAAGTGCCtgcacactaatatacatggaAAACAACGCAATTTTATAGTCATTAATAACCCTCAAAGCATGCTGAGTAACTTACTGTGGCGTAAGTGCACATAGACTTCCCAGCATGCATTATGTATTCCTAATGTGGTAACACATCAGGAATACATAATGTttttgctcaccttcttcaccAGGTTGTTGCTAAAGCAAAATGTCTGTAATTAATTGAACATATCAAACAAGTGAGAAATAATTCAGTGTAAAATCCTTCATTGTGTGCTACCACACACTTAAGTGGGCACTTAGCATCAGGTCAAATATCTGAAGGGTACAGGAGTGTGAAAAGTTTGGGTAATGGTCTACACTATTTCAAACTACGAGTACAATAATCTACAtattaagtgtaaaaataatacagaTAATGTatggcagtggtccccaacatcCGGGCCgcggccgtgggtcatttggtaccgggccgcacagaaagaaaaaaaataatttccattatttttatttcatattttattttgaaaagtggccggattctctctgttacatccgtctaccttgacgcatgtccattgtgcgtgtgctaactttatctcatgctgcacagatagactactactgtatttttaccatttttctttcacctcatatttagtctcaaatgctgatactatgtggtaatgcataaaggtaagttttgatgacttattgagtgctaatgtgcacatttgtctcaagttaattcatgctagcgcactgccttttaccacacacacgtcaaacagcgatgtaatcatctctctggaaaaacttggctggaacttgaactggtggatggtgggtcggcattcattttgtgcttttaatttgatgttattcatgtcttagttttacacaatacttaataataataataacaataataataagataaattagatcatcaaaaaaggttggggaccacttaTGTATGGTATTTCATTCAAATGTGTCGATAGCAAAGTttacaaaagtttggacacactttctaATTCAATAGCATAAGAaaggtgtctccaaacttttgtctGCAACTGTGTATTAgatgttgaaaaaaatattaagatataatatgcatatactgtatgttaccaAGACtcattgtactgtatttctgtATTCTATGTTCATAAAAACACTAGGTGGTAAATATgtttaataaagaaaaaaaagacattctaaaaatgtcatcACATGGAACGCCACAAAGTAAAAACTTAGCAGTAACTCTGTAATAAATGTGcatgtaatatgagtgtaatactgtaatactgcATCATCACACAGGTTGGTTCATGGGTGTGACTGCAGTCAAGTCAGAAAGTGTCAGCACCGCTGTGCTTGTGTCACCACCGATGCAACAGTCGTCAGCCACATGTCGCCTTCGTCTCAAATATTTCATGTGGGATTCAGGTAACCTGTCATCTTCCTCCTAAAACCATAAACGTTTTTACTGCGCATTATAACGTGTAAGCTGTCTTTGACCCTTTAATCCTTATTTAGATA
This Dunckerocampus dactyliophorus isolate RoL2022-P2 chromosome 17, RoL_Ddac_1.1, whole genome shotgun sequence DNA region includes the following protein-coding sequences:
- the phpt1 gene encoding 14 kDa phosphohistidine phosphatase; translation: MCTQTKAAARMVNIPQTDIDPSGVFKYILIRVHSREEGDDTEVDIVRGYGWAEYHVDIYEKVSEELENDGLLDCECVGGGRIRHDAQAKKIHVYGYSVGFGRANHAVTTEKLKARYPDYEVTWDNEGY